A stretch of Hypomesus transpacificus isolate Combined female unplaced genomic scaffold, fHypTra1 scaffold_156, whole genome shotgun sequence DNA encodes these proteins:
- the siah1 gene encoding E3 ubiquitin-protein ligase Siah1 codes for MDEEMSRQTATALPTGTSKCPPSQRVPTLSGTTASNSDLASLFECPVCFDYVLPPILQCQSGHLVCSNCRPKLTCCPTCRGPLGSIRNLAMEKVANSVLFPCKYASSGCEVTLPHTDKAEHEELCEFRPYSCPCPGASCKWQGSLDAVMPHLMHQHKSITTLQGEDIVFLATDINLPGAVDWVMMQSCFGFHFMLVLEKQEKYDGHQQFFAIVQLIGTRKQAENFAYRLELNGHRRRLTWEATPRSIHEGIATAIMNSDCLVFDTSIAQLFAENGNLGINVTISMC; via the exons ATGGACGAAG AAATGAGTCGCCAGACCGCTACCGCCCTGCCCACAGGAACCTCCAagtgccccccctcccagcGCGTGCCCACCCTGTCGGGCACCACGGCCTCCAACAGCGACCTGGCCAGCCTGTTTGAGTGCCCCGTCTGCTTCGACTATGTGCTGCCCCCCATCCTGCAGTGCCAGAGCGGCCACCTGGTCTGCAGCAACTGCCGGCCCAAGCTCACCTGCTGCCCCACCTGCCGAGGGCCGCTGGGCTCCATCCGCAACCTGGCCATGGAGAAGGTGGCCAACTCGGTCCTGTTCCCCTGCAAGTACGCCTCGTCCGGCTGCGAGGTCACACTGCCCCACACGGACAAGGCGGAGCACGAGGAGCTGTGCGAGTTCCGGCCCTACTCCTGCCCCTGCCCGGGCGCCTCCTGCAAGTGGCAGGGCTCCCTGGATGCTGTCATGCCCCACCTGATGCACCAGCACAAGTCCATCACCACCCTGCAGGGCGAGGACATCGTGTTCCTGGCCACGGACATCAACCTGCCGGGCGCCGTGGACTGGGTGATGATGCAGAGCTGCTTCGGCTTCCACTTCATGCTGGTGCTGGAGAAGCAGGAGAAGTACGACGGCCACCAGCAGTTCTTCGCCATCGTGCAGCTCATCGGCACGCGCAAGCAGGCCGAGAACTTCGCCTACCGCCTGGAGCTAAACGGCCACCGCCGCCGGCTCACCTGGGAGGCCACGCCCCGCTCCATTCACGAGGGCATCGCCACGGCGATCATGAACAGCGACTGTCTGGTGTTTGACACGTCCATCGCCCAGCTTTTTGCGGAAAACGGCAATCTGGGTATTAATGTCACCATATCAATGTGCTGA
- the n4bp1 gene encoding NEDD4-binding protein 1, with protein sequence MVDLLKRAETKIFKNRMSTTRPLLGMKRITEVTCSEPRGNGLSSCASHQQRETVDEFTVHEDKQQELKCAKARVEKVFKVAFTIIGLLDHTGAHGSKASRQIWLQLKGKSDDVSKAKEYLKGLCDPELQEDERYPVDMHCIFAGARGLFLDRLLRDTSAEVLVLEPGLLRLVGRAEPVVMAQSRVQQFVALFQEKRSLPGDREPAVKRTFKAFVEERDDKYTMELLLLPSALKEELLGLASSPTQTPPQTHSPIPGGADPDQDRSQNSTPVTELSNRILDTSFDESPQAGAVATGRGGTEAEGRRGARSGAGSGSGLDTVFLNGRPSHKRRSSESELRDTKRQYSLERREESLERERRAGGHGGQDGRSKTPAAPSSTGRASCSPLGPPIMLDSDVSDEGEAVSPETNLRCLVNFFRTMGYQQEVVERVVRRTGQTEDTFLLLERIVEESRRAETQGGARDRAADRGGGGASPRITETSFAPSSTPFSSTLPSSREKERGPSRSLADARAKENIKPLGGSCSNGVAQQGQSCAVRSSSAQGRANDVITIDDDDAGDEDMPKMVDHLNNQSGSRMDYPSRSGSQLDYLSRGGSQTLGAVRVESVTALRSAPQWLTQTTEPRPGCSYQTLATSRLEPPASQPAPQPAPPVTGLTRFQQSLKTPYTLTLANQPGRPDLRHIVIDGSNVAMAHGLHRFFSCRGIAIAVEAFWRRGHREITVFVPQWRQKKDRCTTEQHFLNQLEDLRLLSFTPSREVCGQRISSHDDRFLLHLAEKTGGVIVTNDNLRDFVNTSEAWRRIIQARLLQFTFVEDLFMIPDDPLGKHGPHLEVFLRKDNRRSPVTPPPHRPDFRPVPPVYVQAVQSSPRPPATPQPQPPSHHSVSYPPSTPQPRAHPHWPHSGPPGWHPPRSSSSPPPQRSPGETMELKRKLYDIFPDQKQRIDRILTDNPYMRDLNALSGLLLG encoded by the exons ATGGTTGATTTATTAAAAAGAGCTGAGACTAagatattcaaaaacagaatgtCAACAACACGGCCCCTCCTCGGTATGAAGCGAATCACCGAGGTAACCTGTTCGGAACCGCGGGGAAATGGGCTGTCATCCTGCGCTAGCCACCAACAGCGAGAGACCGTGGACGAGTTTACGGTCCATGAAGACAAGCAACAAGAGCTTAAATGTGCCAAGGCCAGAGTAGAAAAGGTTTTTAAGGTAGCTTTCACTATTATCGGCCTCTTGGATCACACTGGAGCCCACGGTAGTAAAGCATCACGGCAGATCTGGCTTCAGCTAAAAGGAAAGAGTGACGATGTATCGAAAGCAAAG gaGTACCTGAAGGGACTGTGTGATCCTGAACTGCAGGAAGATGAGCGATACCCTGTAGACATGCATTGCATCTTTGCCGGCGCCCGCGGCCTATTCTTGGACCGCCTATTGAGAGACACCAGCGCAGAGGTTCTGGTTTTGGAGCCGGGCCTGCTGCGGCTGGTAGGCCGGGCCGAGCCTGTTGTCATGGCGCAGAGCCGCGTGCAGCAGTTTGTGGCCCTATTCCAGGAGAAGCGAAGTCTGCCCGGCGACAGGGAGCCTGCGGTGAAGAGAACCTTCAAGGCgtttgtggaggagagagacgacAAGTACACCATGGAGCTCCTGCTGCTGCCCAGTGCTCTGAAGGAGGAGCTGCTGGGACTGGCCAGCAGCCCCACGCAGACCCCTCCCCAGACGCACAGCCCCATCCCTGGGGGGGCCGACCCGGACCAGGACCGTTCGCAGAACAGCACGCCCGTCACGGAACTCTCGAACCGCATCCTGGACACCAGCTTTGACGAGAGCCCCCAGGCGGGGGCAGTGGCCACGGGGAGGGGTGGgactgaggctgaggggaggaggggcgccAGGAGCGGGGCAGGCTCCGGCTCGGGGCTGGACACGGTCTTCTTGAATGGACGGCCCTCCCACAAGCGTCGCTCGTCCGAGAGCGAGCTGAGAGACACTAAGAGGCAGTActccctggagaggagggaggagtccctggagagggagaggcgggcCGGGGGTCACGGCGGCCAGGACGGCCGGTCTAAGACGCCTGCCGCCCCTTCGTCCACCGGCAGGGCCAGCTGCAGCCCCCTGGGCCCCCCTATCATGCTGGACAGTGACGTGTCGGACGAGGGCGAGGCAGTGAGCCCCGAGACCAACCTGCGTTGTCTGGTCAACTTCTTCCGGACCATGGGCTACCagcaggaggtggtggagcGCGTGGTGCGGAGGACTGGCCAGACGGAGGACACCTTCCTGCTGCTGGAGCGCATCGTGGAGGAGAGCCGGAGGGCGGAGACCCAGGGTGGGGCGAGAGACAGGGCGGCGGacaggggaggcgggggggccTCGCCGCGCATTACAGAGACATCCTTcgcgccctcctccacccctttctCCTCGACGCTCCCGAGCAGCAGGGAGAAGGAGCGGGGCCCATCCAGGAGCCTGGCAGATGCCCGTGCCAAGGAGAACATCAAGCCCCTGGGCGGCAGCTGCAGTAACGGCGTGGCCCAGCAGGGGCAGAGTTGCGCCGTGCGGAGCAGCAGTGCCCAGGGCCGAGCCAACGATGTCATCACCATCGACGACGATGATGCGGGCGACGAGGACATGCCCAAGATGGTGGACCACCTCAACAACCAATCCGGGTCCAGGATGGACTACCCGTCTAGGAGTGGAAGCCAGCTGGACTACCTATCGCGGGGCGGGTCGCAGACACTAGGGGCGGTCCGTGTGGAGAGTGTAACTGCTCTGCGTAGCGCTCCGCAGTGGTTGACCCAGACCACAGAACCCCGGCCAGGCTGCTCCTACCAGACCCTGGCCACCTCCAGACTggagcccccagcctcccagccagcTCCCCAGCCAGCTCCCCCTGTCACAGGGCTGACTCGCTTCCAGCAGTCCTTGAAGACTCCTTATACCCTGACCCTGGCCAACCAGCCAGGCAGGCCTGACCTCAGGCACATCGTTATAGACGGCAGCAACGTGGCCATGGC CCATGGCCTCCACCGGTTTTTCTCCTGCCGAGGCATCGCCATCGCCGTGGAGGCCTTCTGGAGGCGGGGCCACCGAGAGATCACGGTGTTTGTCCCCCAATGGCGGCAGAAGAAGGACCGCTGCACCACAG AGCAACACTTCCTAAACCAGTTGGAGGACCTCAGACTACTGTCATTCACCCCCTCCAGAGAGGTTTGTGGCCAGAGAATCTCCTCCCATgatgacag GTTCCTTCTGCACCTGGCAGAGAAGACGGGTGGGGTCATCGTAACCAATGACAACCTGCGGGACTTTGTCAACACCTCAGAGGCATGGAGGAGGATCATCCAGGCAAG GCTGCTGCAGTTCACCTTTGTAGAAGACCTCTTCATGATCCCTGACGACCCCCTGGGCAAGCATGGACCTCACCTGGAGGTCTTCCTACGCAAGGACAACAG GAGGAGTCCTGTGACACCCCCTCCTCATCGACCAGACTTCCGGCCCGTCCCCCCGGTCTACGTCCAAGCCGTCCAGTCGTCCCCTCGTCCCCCAGCGACCCCCCAGCCACAACCTCCCTCCCACCACTCGGTCTCCTATCCCCCGTCCACCCCCCAGCCTCGGGCCCACCCCCACTGGCCCCACTCCGGGCCCCCCGGCTGGCATCCTCCTCGCTCGTCGTCCTCCCCACCGCCCCAGCGGTCGCCGGGGGAGACCATGGAGCTCAAGAGGAAGCTGTACGACATCTTCCCTGACCAGAAGCAACGCATCGACAGGATCCTAACAGACAACCCTTACATGAGGGACTTGAACGCACTGTCGGGCCTGCTGCTGGGAtga